A region of the Lycium barbarum isolate Lr01 chromosome 1, ASM1917538v2, whole genome shotgun sequence genome:
TTAACAAGGGTAATGAAGCAGGAAGGAGATAAAGCACATAAAAGAAGATAGAAGAAAATTAGACTGAAAGAGACGTTTGGAATTTGAAATTAGGATCTTAACGTTTTTAGCCAGGCGCCTTCCCTTTATAATAACAAATTATGCAGTGACTATGCTAAAATGTGTAAAAAGATAAAGTGACTATACATGGATTATACACCACATACTGGCTAAAATTTGTACAAAGATAAAgattaaagttattttaattaTGACTATTGAGCTATTGTGTAGTGTAAAAATCTCACTGAAATTGCCAAAGCCTGTTTTTAACTTCTATTCCTTCtgcttattttttctttttgataaaGTATAACTTCTAATCCTCTATATGCGGACAATGTAAAATAATTTTTTCACTATCAAGCCACCTAGAGAATAATTACATGTAGCTGTCTATAGCAAGTGAAGTTAGTAACCTAGAAGATAAGACACATTCCCTGCTATACTAAGTTAAAATACACAACAACCACAAATATATTTCAATTCCAAACAAATTGAGATTAACCACATGAATTCACACTGATCATGTGTCGCCATCAAAAACATAGTCGAAGGTGGAATTCGTCGCGTCAAGATTTTGACGGGTTTGTAAGCTCCCCAGTTCACGCTGGGATATAAGTTATGCTAATGTAAAAAAATGTTTACGTTGTCAAGGTATAAGTTAAAATCCTTCTCGATAAGGGTGTCACCTTTAACTCTGCTATTCCCGTAGGGGCAGAGATATAATACTAGGTACGGACGACGAATTAGCTTTTATTAGACCCTTTATTGTATTATGTACGGAGTAGCTTTGTTTAGACCCAGTATTGTATTTAATATCTAATTGCAAACCCAGTAACTAAAACGAGCTATGGGTTCGGTAACACGATCAATATCCATAAACTTCGAATCCTAATTCCGTCTCTATCAGCCAACAAAGGGGACATGCCATATTGATGGTGAAAGCATACATAATTGGGATGATTAAGTCCGGTGACTCCACAAAAGTCTtgcaaaataaaaagtaaaaaaacaCCATAAGTCTAAAACTTGAAGTCAAGGCCCTACACTATCAGCTGCTTATAGAAAATAAATCCAAACCATTGCTGCTATTATACTTATGAGCAGCTTCAAGGTTGGTTTCGTTTGCCTTGGTGAAAAATTTCCAGGTTGATGTTGCCACCATCACAACTTGTACTTTGAGTTTCAACTTTTGCTGAATGATCAGAATTTTCAGTTTTTGCCTCTTCTTGCTGAGGTGCTAATTGAGAACCTAACACAAGTTTCTCACCAATATCACTTGCACCCTTAGTTTCGTTCGACATTTCAGCATTTCTTGATAACTCAACTTCGGGTCCAATATGAGTATTTTGAGATTCCTCATTCTTTGGATAATTCAGATTTTCCATCATGAAGTCCACTGAAGTAGTCCTAATTGATTCTGGAGCCACAGCTTGAGTTTCACCAGTAACCAGTACTTGGTTGATCCCGGGATTCGGGTTCTCATTAGTCATCTGAACATAATTCTGTTCAAGAAATGGGCTTTTTAGCTCATTGCTTGGCTGAAATATCTGAGTTTCTGCAGCAGCTTGTGTTTCTTGGCCAACAGAGTTAAGTTCAGCAAATAGAGTACTTTGGTTGAACTGATTCTGTTGGTTTTCTTGTCCACTATGAGTCCATTCTTTCATCTGAATCTCTGCATTCATTGGAGAAAGTCCTTGGGAGGAGTGGAGTTGAGTTTGCGCGTTCATAGGAGCTCGGTGAATCTCAAGTTTCTTTGCTTCACATTGAACTAACTCACCCGGCTGAAGTAAAGTTTGCATATACGACTTCTCAGGATTTGGTTGCTTATCGTTCTTGGACTCAAGTTCAGTCGGTTGGTTGTCTGCAGCCGGATTATGATGGATTTCGCCACCTGAGCTGTTGTGATTGTTTTGAAAAAGAATGTCAGACTGATACATAGAGCCCATGAGTTGTTTTTGAGCCTTATTAGGTCCCTGATCGCTGGTAGTTCCTTCACTAGCTTTCGCTTCAACCAATATGGATTCTGCAAACATTTTAGTCGTCCCTTCTGATGGGTCCACGACTTCAAATACCTGCATCACTTCGTCCTGTTCAACCATTCTAAGATTTTCCACCGGAATGGTCGTGTGGGATTGGTGGATTTGGACTAGTCGTTCTTGTTTTGTCTGCAGCATGATTTTTTCACCCATTAAGTGGTTGTAAAATTAAGAAAACAAACGTACTTAATGACTAAGATCTGAAATTCAGGTTTTGGCCTAGAAAGCAAACAGACTTAATGATTGAGATCTGAATAATAAAGATTAAGATATTTCATTAAGTACAAACAAATGAGGCTTAGTAACCTGGAAGATAAGACATATTACCTGCATCACTTCATTCTGTTCAACCATTCTAAGATTCTCCACTGGAAGGCTAGTCGTGTGGGATTGGATTTGGACTACTCTTTGATCTTGATTTGGTTGCAAGACGGACTTTTCACCCAAGGAAGAACCCGAGTTGCATCGTGCCTCGTGAATCGTGCCAAGTTGAGACGCCATGACAGGAGCAAATTGGTTATTGTTAGGTACAAATGGACCACTTGACATTGGCTTAGAAGATATTGCATGTTGTCCTGGTGCCACATTTGGCTGAGCAACTTGATTTCTGTGATACATTATGGCTGATGGGGCAACATCATTTGCTGGTGTAATAGGAGCGAATCGCCCCGGTTGGAAGACTAATCCACGGAGCGTGGTCCCACTATTACCAACTCGAACGGAGATGAAGTACCCTGCATCAAAACAACCGTCAACGACACCGGAAACCATCTGTCCTACAACGTTGTTGCTACCAATAATGCCTCCATCTTTTTGGTTCATTTCGACAGCATTTTGTTGAACTTTCTTGATGTTTTCGGGTGCTGGAGGAGTCATGATTGTGGACTGCAAATTGCCTCTTTTAG
Encoded here:
- the LOC132628482 gene encoding uncharacterized protein LOC132628482: MNEQATQDNNPNAQTILPAKRRRGRPRKDGGVAKRGNLQSTIMTPPAPENIKKVQQNAVEMNQKDGGIIGSNNVVGQMVSGVVDGCFDAGYFISVRVGNSGTTLRGLVFQPGRFAPITPANDVAPSAIMYHRNQVAQPNVAPGQHAISSKPMSSGPFVPNNNQFAPVMASQLGTIHEARCNSGSSLGEKSVLQPNQDQRVVQIQSHTTSLPVENLRMVEQNEVMQTKQERLVQIHQSHTTIPVENLRMVEQDEVMQVFEVVDPSEGTTKMFAESILVEAKASEGTTSDQGPNKAQKQLMGSMYQSDILFQNNHNSSGGEIHHNPAADNQPTELESKNDKQPNPEKSYMQTLLQPGELVQCEAKKLEIHRAPMNAQTQLHSSQGLSPMNAEIQMKEWTHSGQENQQNQFNQSTLFAELNSVGQETQAAAETQIFQPSNELKSPFLEQNYVQMTNENPNPGINQVLVTGETQAVAPESIRTTSVDFMMENLNYPKNEESQNTHIGPEVELSRNAEMSNETKGASDIGEKLVLGSQLAPQQEEAKTENSDHSAKVETQSTSCDGGNINLEIFHQGKRNQP